In the genome of Raphanus sativus cultivar WK10039 chromosome 4, ASM80110v3, whole genome shotgun sequence, one region contains:
- the LOC108829665 gene encoding glucan endo-1,3-beta-glucosidase-like — MTMSGVRMLALSPMLMLLLSLLMASFFDTTAGQIGVCFGQLGDNLPKPPEVVAMYKQYSIPRMRMYGPNPEALNALRGSNIEFILDVPNSDIKRLADSQADANTWVQDNVQKYNDVRFKYISVGNELNPGEQGAAALFQAIQNIDKALSAASLSNIKVSTTTYLGAFTDTYPPSSGRFKDEYRNFLQPVIGFLMNKRSPLLVNIYTYFGYKNRDVTLEYALLQPSNNEFNDPSNQLHYKNLFDANLDSVYAALEKSGGGSLEVVVSESGWPTQGGPGASVPNAEAYVNNLRLSVQNGSPKRPGKPIETYIFAMFDENGKTGDETERHFGLFNPTTRQLKYGVKFN; from the exons ATGACAATGTCTGGGGTTCGGATGTTAGCATTATCACCAATGTTGATGTTGCTTCTCAGCCTTCTAATGGCTTCCTTCTTCGACACCACAG CTGGACAAATTGGAGTATGCTTCGGGCAGTTGGGAGATAACCTACCAAAGCCACCGGAAGTTGTGGCTATGTACAAGCAGTACAGCATCCCACGAATGCGGATGTACGGTCCCAACCCTGAAGCTCTCAACGCTCTCCGTGGCTCCAACATCGAGTTCATCCTCGACGTTCCCAATAGCGACATAAAACGTCTCGCAGATAGCCAAGCGGATGCCAACACATGGGTCCAAGACAACGTCCAGAAGTACAATGATGTCAGATTCAAGTACATATCTGTAGGAAACGAGCTGAACCCAGGGGAACAGGGGGCGGCGGCTCTCTTCCAGGCTATCCAGAACATTGATAAAGCGCTTTCCGCAGCAAGCCTTAGCAATATCAAGGTCTCCACGACTACATACTTGGGAGCATTCACGGACACGTATCCTCCCTCGAGCGGAAGATTCAAGGATGAGTATAGAAACTTTCTCCAACCGGTGATAGGTTTCTTGATGAACAAGCGATCTCCTCTGCTCGTGAATATCTACACTTACTTCGGCTACAAGAACCGCGACGTCACTCTAGAATACGCTCTGCTCCAACCGAGCAACAATGAATTCAATGACCCCAGCAACCAGCTTCATTACAAAAACCTCTTCGACGCCAATCTCGACTCAGTTTATGCGGCATTGGAGAAATCGGGCGGGGGATCGTTGGAAGTCGTGGTGTCGGAGAGCGGTTGGCCCACGCAGGGAGGACCCGGGGCAAGTGTGCCTAATGCGGAGGCTTATGTTAACAATTTGAGACTAAGTGTGCAGAATGGATCTCCGAAAAGGCCAGGGAAACCTATAGAGACTTACATATTCGCCATGTTCGATGAGAATGGGAAGACGGGTGATGAGACTGAGAGGCACTTTGGGCTGTTTAATCCTACTACTAGACAGCTTAAATATGGTGTTAAGTTCAACTAA